The genomic DNA CATTAAAAGAGATCTATCACCACGCCAACAAAGACTTTCCGGACGTACTCTAATCCACAGATCGTATCATCCTGAATTCCCCAGCTGGTATTCCGATTTTTCCTGTTGATTGGAAGGTTTCATCGTTCCATAGATCGTGGAGCTGTTTTCCTTCTTCAAATTCTTCGCCTAACACGACGCGTTTTTCTTCACCAGTAGTATTAATCAAAATTGCAATCGTTTCGTCTTCAAACCTGCGCTCATATACGAGTATGTCTACATCTTCCTGCGTCAGAAATCGAAATGTCCCATCCCCTTGCAAAGCGCGATGCTTTTTTCGTAGGTGAATCAATTTAGATACGAACCTGAACAGTTCGACATCCTGTTGTTCTTCCTCCCAGACCATGCACTTTCTGCAGTCCGGATCGCCCTTACCGTCCATCCCGATTTCGTCCCCATAATAGATACAAGGCGTCCCGGGGAAAGTGAGCTGGAAGAGGAACAGCTGCTTAACACGATTCTTATCACCATCAGCAATGGTCAAAATCCGAGGGGTATCATGGCTTCCAAGCAGGTTGAATGCGACATCGTTCACATTCATCGGATAAGCGACCATCCATTTTGTAATCTGTTCAGTAAACGCTTTTCCGTCTATCGTACCTTTTGCGAAATAATCAAGGACCGCGTTCGTGAAAGGATAATTCATGACAGCATCGAATTGATCGCCCTGTAACCAAGGCATCGAGTCATGCCAAATTTCCCCGAGGATATAAACTTCGGGCTTTATACTCTTAACGGCTTTTCTGAAGTCGCGCCAAAACGCGTGATCCACTTCATTCGCAACATCTAGACGCCAGCCATCGATATCAAACTCTTCTACCCAATATTTCCCGACATTCAATAGGTAATCACGTACATCAGGATTTTCAGTATTCAGCTTCGGCATGGATGGCACGAACGCGAATGCATCATAGGATGGGACAGGTTCTTCTTTAATCGGAAATTCATGAATATGAAACCAATCCTTGTACTTCGAGTTATCTTGGTTCTTAAGGACATCCTGGAAAGGTTCAAAGAAATAACCGCTATGGTTGAAGACTGCATCAAGCATGACGCGAATTCCTCGACTATGACATTGGCGAATGAGCTCCTTGAATGTTTCCTTGTCACCAAATTGAGGATCGATTTCAAAATAATCGATCGTATCATACTTGTGATTGGAATGAGCCTTGAAAATCGGCGTAAAGTAAATACCTGTAACACCTAGTGCGACGAGATGATCAAGATGATCGATTACCCCTTGAAAATCGCCACCAAAGAAGCTGTCCACTTCAGGTGACACACTATTCCATGGAAGCGTCCCTTCTGGATCGAGTGTTGGATCACCATTTGCAAAGCGTTCGGGGAAGATTTGGTACCATACCGTGCTCTTTACCCAGCTTGGGGCACGGAATACATCAATTGCATTCAGGAATGGAAAACAGAAGAAGAAATTCGTATCCTTTGGATCTTCATCTGAAAATCCTTTTTCTCCATATATGAGTGTCTCTTTTCCATCACTTAGTTCGAATCCATATCGTAATCTACGAAACTCCGGTTCTACTTCAACCAACCAATAATCAAACAGCTCATCAGAACCTTCCAAGTACATGGGTTTCTTCTGGTTCTGCCACTGTTCATCCTTCCATACATAAGGATCTCCATATATGAGGAAAACCTGCTCTAGATCATTCTTTTCAGTTCTTAATCGGATGTGGAGTGTAGTTTCAGAACGGGCATAGGCATAGTTATCTTTCGGGCGATGGTAGATTGCGGATTTCAACAATGGGAACACCTCTTTTTCAGCAGACTTATTTTAATCAATCATAATTTAATAGAAAAAGTTATGCAAACGGTTGCAGAAACTTTTTTCTCTATGTATAATCAAATTAATCAGTGCAAACGTTTTCACAAAAACATACGTGCTAAAAACGCCTATTAGGGGAGGTCAATTTATGTTAAAGAAGTTTTTGAATGTTTCATTGACTGCTGGATTGGCAGTATCGATGCTTGCCGCTTGTGGTCCGCAGGATGATGGAGAAGGATCATCTGAAAAAAAGGAACCAAGTGACAAGCCAGAAGAACTTGTTGTTTGGGAAGATAAAGAAAAAGGGGTAGCACTTGAACCTGCTATTAAGAGTTTCGAAGAGAAGTATGGCATCAAGGTCACTTTCCGTGAGCTTGGTATGGCAGATGAAATTCGTGAACAATTGCCTTTGGATGCACCAGCTGGAACAGGACCAGATGTGTTGACATTACCACATGACCAAATCGGTTCTATGGCAACGCAAGGCTTGCTTGCTCCGCTGGATGTAGATCAGAAGGTGATTGATACATTCACAGAATCTTCTATCCAAGCTCAAACATTCGAAGGAGAGCTTTACGGTTTACCGAAAGCGACAGAAACACCAGTCTTCATTTATAACAAAGCACTTATGGACAAGGCACCTGAAACGTTC from Pseudalkalibacillus sp. SCS-8 includes the following:
- a CDS encoding alpha-glycosidase, which codes for MLKSAIYHRPKDNYAYARSETTLHIRLRTEKNDLEQVFLIYGDPYVWKDEQWQNQKKPMYLEGSDELFDYWLVEVEPEFRRLRYGFELSDGKETLIYGEKGFSDEDPKDTNFFFCFPFLNAIDVFRAPSWVKSTVWYQIFPERFANGDPTLDPEGTLPWNSVSPEVDSFFGGDFQGVIDHLDHLVALGVTGIYFTPIFKAHSNHKYDTIDYFEIDPQFGDKETFKELIRQCHSRGIRVMLDAVFNHSGYFFEPFQDVLKNQDNSKYKDWFHIHEFPIKEEPVPSYDAFAFVPSMPKLNTENPDVRDYLLNVGKYWVEEFDIDGWRLDVANEVDHAFWRDFRKAVKSIKPEVYILGEIWHDSMPWLQGDQFDAVMNYPFTNAVLDYFAKGTIDGKAFTEQITKWMVAYPMNVNDVAFNLLGSHDTPRILTIADGDKNRVKQLFLFQLTFPGTPCIYYGDEIGMDGKGDPDCRKCMVWEEEQQDVELFRFVSKLIHLRKKHRALQGDGTFRFLTQEDVDILVYERRFEDETIAILINTTGEEKRVVLGEEFEEGKQLHDLWNDETFQSTGKIGIPAGEFRMIRSVD